CGGCGGCATCGCCTTCGGCTGGGACCGGGTCTGCATGCTGCTCGCCGGCGCCGACTCGATCCGGGAGGTCATCGCCTTCCCGAAGACCCGCGGCGGCTTCGACCCGCTGACCGGTGCCCCCACCCCGATCACCGCCCAGCAGCGCACCGAGGCCGGCATCGACGCCAAGCCCAAGGCCGCCGCCGCCCCCCACACCGGCACCGCCGGCCCCGCCGCCCCGGTGGCCGACCCGGTCTAACCCCCACCCGGCCCCGGGCCCTCACCCTGTTGATCAAGAGGTTTGCGTCATGATTCGCCGGCAGGCGTGACGCAAACCTCTTGATCGTTTCTGGGGAGTCGGAGGGTCGGATGGGGACGGTGCTGGTGGTGGGGGCTAGTGGGTTTCTCGGGGCGGAGGTGTGTCGGCAGGCGGTGGGGGGCGGGTGGCGGGTGGTGGGGACGTACCACTCGGCGGCGGTCGCGGTGCCGGGGGTGGAGGCCCGGGGGCTCGACGTCACCGACCGGGCCGCCGTGCGTGCGCTGGTCACCCGGGTACGCCCCGACGCCGTGATCGGCACCCCCTACCGGTACGCCGACTGGGCGGTCACCGCCGACGGGGCGGCGCACGTCGCGTACGCCGCCGCCGAGGTGGGTGCCCGCCTGGTGCACCTGTCCAGCGACGCGCTGCACGCCGGCCGGGACACGCCCTACCTGGACGACGAGCCGCCCACGCCGGTCTTCCCGTACGGGGCGGCCAAGGCGGCGGCGGAGACCGCGGTACGGGCGATCGACCCGGCGGCGGTGCTGGTGCGGACCTCGCTGATCGTGGGGGAGGGGAGCAAGCAGATCCAGCTCTGCCGCGACGCGCTCGCGGGCCGGGCCACCCTCTTCACCGACGAGCTGCGCTGCCCGGTCGACGTGACGGACCTGGCCGCCGCCGTCCTGGAACTGGTGCCCGCCGATTACGCCGGCCCGCTCAACGTGGCCGGCCCGGACACGGTGAGCCGCGCCGAGCTGGGCCTGCTGGTGGCCCGCCGGGAGGGCGTCGACCCGGCCGGGATGAGGACCAGCACCGGCACCGCCGCAGGGGCGTCACGCCCCACCGAGGTACGCCTCGACTCCCGCCGCGCCGCCGGCCTGCTCCGCACCCGGCTGCGCGGCGTCCGCGAACTCCTCGCCCGCTGACCGGTCCACCCGCCGCTGTCGAATCTTGCACACTTCTTGTGCACACAAAGTGTGCACAGATATTGTGCATGGCATGGAGAGTTCCACACCGGAGAGCCGGCGGGCGCTGCGCGAGGTCCGCATCGACCACCGCCAGGTGCGGGTGCTGGCCCACCCGCTGCGCCTACGACTGGTCGGCGCGCTGCGGGTGCACGGGCCGGCCACCGCCACCACCCTCGCCCAGCTGCTCGACACCAACACCGGTGCCACCAGCTATCACCTCCGGCAGCTCGCCGACGTCGGCCTCGTCGTCGAGGACCCCGACCGGGGCACCGGCCGGCAGCGCTGGTGGCGGGCCGCCCACGACGTCACCAACTGGGAGCCGACCGACTTCGACGACGATCCCGACGCCCGGGCCGCCATCGAGTGGATCCAGGGCGACCAGGTACGCCTGCTCGTCGAACACGCCGAGCGCTGGTTCGCGGTCCAGCACGAGTGGTCACCCGCCTGGCGGGACGCCCTCGGCATGGGCGACGCCTTCCTGACCATCTCGCCGGCCCGGCTCGAGGCGCTCAAGGCGGAGCTGTGGCAGGTCCTGGAGCGCTACCGGGCCGAGCCGGATCCCGCCGCGTCGGACGCCACGTCGGTGCAGCTCTTCCTCGCCGCGTACCCACTGCTGAAGGGACGGCCGTGAGCGCCCTGTCCGGACGCCAGGTCCGGTTTCGCTACCTCACCCTGTACGGCCTGCGCTGGCTGCCCACCGGCCTGATGATCCCCGTGATGATCCTGCTGATGCAGGAGCGCGGCCTGTCGCTCACCCAGATCGGCCTGGTCAGCACCGCCCAGGGCCTGATCGTGCTGGCGCTGGAACTGCCGACCGGTGGCCTCGCCGACGCGCTCGGCCGCAAGCCGGTGCTGGTGACCGCCTGGATGGTGTGCCTCGTCTCGCTGGCCGTCTTCGCGGTGGCCGACTCGTTCTGGCTCTTCTTCCTGTCCTGGGCCCTGCAGGGCGTCTACCGCGCGCTGGACAGCGGCCCCCTGGAGTCCTGGTACGTCGACGCCACCCTCGCCGCCGACCCGGACGCCGGCTACGAGCGCGGCCTCGGCCACGCCGGCACCGTCATCGGCGTCGCCATCGGCGCGGGCGCCCTGCTCAGCGGTGGCCTGATCGCGCTCGGCCCGGTCGGACCGGTCAGCGCGCTCACCCTGCCCGTGCTGGTCGCCATCGCCCTCCAGGCGGTGGCCCTGGTCGCCGTGCTCGCCCTGCTGGTCGAGGTCCGGCCGGCCCGGGGCGCCGGTGCGCTGCGCGCCTCGGTCGCCGAGGCGCCCCGGATGGTCGGTCAGGCGGTCGGGCTGCTGCGCCGCAACCGGGTGCTGCTCGCCCTGGTCTGCGTCGAGCTGTTCTGGGGCTTCGGGATGGTCACCTTCGAGTCGCTGCTGCCGCTGCGGCTCGCCGAGGCGGTCGGCGACGCCGACCGGGCCGCGGTGCTGCTCGGGCCGGCCAGCTCGGTGGCCTGGCTGGCGAACGCGGCCGGCGCCGCCCTGACCCCGCTGCTGCTGCGCCGGGTCGGCGCGGCGCCCGCCGCCGCGCTGATGCGGATCCTGCAGGGTGCGACCGTGGTCGGGATGGGGCTCCTCGCCGGCCCGGTCGGCGTGCTGGTGGCCTACCTGGCCTGCTACGCCGTGCACGGCGCGTCCAACCCGCTGCACGCCGGGCTGCTGCACCGCCAGGTCGACGGGCCGTACCGGACCAGCGTGCTCTCGCTGAACTCGATGATGGCCCAGCCTGCCGGGGCGCTCGGCATGGTCGTGCTGGCCGCCGTGGCCGACCGCACCAGCGTCAGTGTCGCCATGGTCGTCGGCGCGGTGGTGCTCGCCCTGGCCGCCCCGCTCTACCTGCCGGCCTGGCGGGCGGGCCGGACCGCGACCGCCGACCGCAGCGGTACGCCCCCGGGCGCTCAGCCCAGCCGGACCGAGGTGCGCGGCTCGGTGCCGGTGAAGCCGAGCCCACGGTAGAGCCGGAGCGCGCCGACGTTGTCGGTGTAGACGCCGAGCGCCACGTGGTCGTACCGGGCGAACAGCGCCCGGGTCATCCCGGCGGTCAGCGCCGCGCCGAGGCCCCGGCCCCGCCGGTCGGTCGCCACGGTCAGGCCGGCCAGGAAGCCGATGTCGCCCCGGCTGCGGTCCGCCCCGCAGGCCACCAGGCGGTCGCCGTCGCGGATGCCGTACCAGTCGACGATCCCGGGATCGCCCGGCCGGGAGGTGCTGGTGGGGAACGACTCCTCGATCAGTGCGGCGAGGGCGGGGTGGTCGGCCGCACCGAGGCGGACCACCCGGTCCTCCTCCGGCGGTGGCGGCGGGGGTGCGGTCGTCCACCGGAACTCCCACTGGTCGAGCCGGTCGACGGTCAACCGGCCGGCCAGCTCCTCCGCCGAGGTGCCGGGCAGGTGCAGCCGTCGGCCCGGGCGGAGCGTCCCGTCCGCCAGGAGGGCGGCGAACAGGTCAACCGCCGGGCCGGCCGCACCCAGCGCCGCGCCCGCCGGTCCCTGATCCGGCGCGATCAGCCAGGCCACCGTCCCGTCCCGGCGCCAGCCGTGCGCCGCGCGGTCGCGCCGGAGCGCGTGCCGGGCGTACGGGTGGTGTCCGGTGGCCGCCAGCAGGGCCGCCGGTCCGGTGAGGACCTGGTCGACGGTGATCATGTCGTCAGCCTAGAACGGTCCGGACCTGGCCGGTGCGGCCGCCGGAACCTGCCGTTCCACGGTGGAGATTGACGAACAGACCGATTGGGTACATCAGCGCCGACCCACTGGTAACCCCCACCGGAGGATACGAAAATGCTCGCCATTCTCGCGGCCGTCGTGTTCGGCTTCGCGCTGCTCATCGACTTCCTCAACACCAACTTCGGCGCGCCGGATCTGTTCAACACGCACACCCTCATGCTGATCGGCTTCCTGCTGCTCTCGCTCTACCTGGCCGGCGTCGGCTCCGGCCCGCGCGGCGGTGGCGGCGGTGGCGGTGGCCGCTGGTACCGGGGCCGTCGTCCCGGTCGCGGCTGACCGGAAAAGACCATCCCGGGCCCGGCCCGCGGCGCGATTCCGGCGTCGCGGACCGGGCCCGGTACTGTCTTCGGTGATGGAATCCGACGCCCTCTTCACCCTCGGCGGACCCGCCGGCGCGCCCGGCGCCGCCGCGGGTCCCGCCGGTGTCGACGGCCTCACCGCCCCCGGCGAGGACTCCCCGCTGCCCGTCCGGATGCGGCCCGCCTCCCTCGACGAGCTGGTCGGGCAGGGCCACCTGCTCGCCCCCGGCGCGCCGCTGCGTCAGCTGGTCGGCGGCGACGCGCCCATGTCGGTGATCCTCTGGGGGCCGCCGGGCAGCGGCAAGACCACCATCGCGCACCTGGTCGCGCGGGCCACCGACCGCCGGTTCGTCGCCATGTCGGCGCTCTCCGCCGGGGTGAAGGACGTCCGGGCGGTGATCGACACCGCGCGGCGGCAGCGGCGCGCGGGCGGGCCGCCGACCGTGCTCTTCATCGACGAGGTGCACCGGTTCAGCAAGACCCAGCAGGACTCGCTGCTGGCCGCCGTCGAGGACCGGACCGTGACCCTGCTCGCGGCGACCACCGAGAACCCGTACTTCTCGGTCATCTCGCCGCTGCTGTCCCGGTGTGTGCTGCTCACCCTGCAGCCGCTGGACGACGACGCCGTCCGTGGCCTGCTGCGCCGGGCGGTCGCCGACGAACGCGGGCTGCGGGGCGCGCTCACCCTGGCCACCGACGCCGAGGACCACCTGGTCCGGCTGGCCGCCGGTGACGTCCGTAAGGCGCTGACCGCGCTGGAGGCCGCCGCGGCCACCGCGACGGCGCTCGGCACCGGCCGGATCGACCTGGCCACCGCCGAGCGGGCGGTCGACGTGGCCGCCGTGCGCTACGACCGGGACGGCGACGCGCACTACGACGTGACCAGCGCGTTCATCAAGAGCATGCGCGGCTCGGACGTCGACGCCGCGCTGCACTGGCTGGCCCGGATGCTGGTCGCCGGGGAGGACGCCCGGTTCATCGCCCGCCGGCTCGTGATCTTCGCCAGCGAGGACGTCGGGATGGCCGACCCGACCGCGCTCCAGGTCGCCACCGCCGCCGCCCACGCCGTGGAGTACGTCGGTCTGCCCGAGGTGCAGCTCAACCTCGCCCAGGCCGTGATCCACCTGGCCACCGCCCCGAAGTCCAACTCGGCCACCACCGCCATCGGCGCGGCCATCGCCGACGTACGGGCCGGACGGGGCGGGCCGGTGCCCCGTGGCCTGCGGGACGCGCACTACGCCGGCGCCCGGGGGCTCGGGCACGGCGCCGGCTATCGCTACCCGCACGACGACCACCGGGGTGTGGTCACCCAGCAGTACGCTCCGGACGACCTCGTCGGGACCGACTACTACGAGCCCAGCGGACACGGCGCCGAGCGGTCGGTGGCCACCCGCCTGCCGTTGCTGCGCCGTATCGTCCGGGGGCTGCCCACGCCGACCGTCCGCGCGGAGGCACCCGCGCCGGCCACCGTGAACGGTCGTCGCCCGGCAGGCACCGAACAGGTCAGCGCGGCGGATGAGGGCGGCAGCGACGCCGTCGAGGAGGGGCAGCAGTGATGGCGCGTGGTCCGGAGCGACCCGAGGACGGTGCCGACGAGCGGCGCGACTCCCGTGCCAAGGGCCGCCGGTGGGGGCGGGGCAAGGCGGACCCCGAACCCGGGGAAGCCGCCGTCGGCGAGGAGTTCGGCTGGATCGACGACCTCCGTACCGCCAAGCAGGAGCGCGCCGACCTCGGCCCCGGCGGAGCGCCAGGACCGGTCCCGCCCCGGGGCGCGGTCCCACCCGGCCCCGGGCCGCGCCCGGCGCCGACCCGGCACGGCCGCCGCGTCCGGGATCCGGGCCACCGCCCGGTGCCGTCCGCCCGGACGGCCCGCCCGTCCACCGGGACGCGCCCGCCGGCCCGGCCGTCCCACCGAACCGCCGGGGTACGGCGGAACCGATCGCCCGGCCCCGCCCCGTCGACGGGCCGTGGCCCGGCTCGCCCGAGGCGCCACCCGTCCGTCGTCCCCGGGACGGGCCACCCCAGCAGTCCCGTCCGCCCCGGCGCCCGGCTGACGGACCCACCGGCCAGCACGCTCCCGTCGCCCCTTCCCCGACCGGCCAGCACGGCCGGGCCGGCGCGCCGGAAGGACAGCCGCGGCCGGCACAGCCTGGTGTCGCGGCATCCGGTGACCGACCCGGAACGGCGCGACCCGCGGGCGGCTGGCCCGCGGCGCCGGCAGCCGGATCACGTCCCGGCCCGCAGCCCGGCCCGGCCGGCCGAGGCCACGCCGACGGACCCGGCGTGGCCGGTGCGGGGCGCCCCGGTTCCCGACGGCACCGATCCCGCCGGCCGCGCGGTCCCCGGAATGGGCCGGGGCGGCAGCGACACCGAGGGTCCCGCGCCGTCGCAGCGGCCCGGCCGACACCGCCCCCGACCCTCGTGCCACGCCGCCCGCCCCCGGTCCCCGCGCCACGCCGCCCGCCGCCGGTCGCCCGGGCGCCGACCCGAGAGCCGCGTCGCCGCGTGTCCCGGGCGGTGACCCGGAGCCGGGCCGCCGCCGGGGGCCGGCCGGGCCGCCGGACCCGGTGACCGGCACCGGAGCGGTACCGACGGTGCCCGGCCCGACCGGAGCCGGGCCCGTGCCGCCGCCTGCCGGTCGCCGCCGGGCCGGGGAGCCGGTCGTGCCCGTCGTGCCGAGGAGCGGCAACACCGGCTCGGTGCCGGTGAGCGGCAACGCGCCGCCGGTGCCCGGCGGTGGCGCCGCGGTACCCGTGCCGAGGAGCGGCAACGCGCCGCCGGTGCCCGGCAGCGCGCCGCCGCCGGTGGCGAACGGCAACCCCCCGCCCGCCCCGGAGGGCCGTG
The Micromonospora sp. R77 DNA segment above includes these coding regions:
- a CDS encoding MFS transporter; the protein is MSALSGRQVRFRYLTLYGLRWLPTGLMIPVMILLMQERGLSLTQIGLVSTAQGLIVLALELPTGGLADALGRKPVLVTAWMVCLVSLAVFAVADSFWLFFLSWALQGVYRALDSGPLESWYVDATLAADPDAGYERGLGHAGTVIGVAIGAGALLSGGLIALGPVGPVSALTLPVLVAIALQAVALVAVLALLVEVRPARGAGALRASVAEAPRMVGQAVGLLRRNRVLLALVCVELFWGFGMVTFESLLPLRLAEAVGDADRAAVLLGPASSVAWLANAAGAALTPLLLRRVGAAPAAALMRILQGATVVGMGLLAGPVGVLVAYLACYAVHGASNPLHAGLLHRQVDGPYRTSVLSLNSMMAQPAGALGMVVLAAVADRTSVSVAMVVGAVVLALAAPLYLPAWRAGRTATADRSGTPPGAQPSRTEVRGSVPVKPSPR
- a CDS encoding sugar nucleotide-binding protein; translation: MGTVLVVGASGFLGAEVCRQAVGGGWRVVGTYHSAAVAVPGVEARGLDVTDRAAVRALVTRVRPDAVIGTPYRYADWAVTADGAAHVAYAAAEVGARLVHLSSDALHAGRDTPYLDDEPPTPVFPYGAAKAAAETAVRAIDPAAVLVRTSLIVGEGSKQIQLCRDALAGRATLFTDELRCPVDVTDLAAAVLELVPADYAGPLNVAGPDTVSRAELGLLVARREGVDPAGMRTSTGTAAGASRPTEVRLDSRRAAGLLRTRLRGVRELLAR
- a CDS encoding helix-turn-helix transcriptional regulator, which produces MESSTPESRRALREVRIDHRQVRVLAHPLRLRLVGALRVHGPATATTLAQLLDTNTGATSYHLRQLADVGLVVEDPDRGTGRQRWWRAAHDVTNWEPTDFDDDPDARAAIEWIQGDQVRLLVEHAERWFAVQHEWSPAWRDALGMGDAFLTISPARLEALKAELWQVLERYRAEPDPAASDATSVQLFLAAYPLLKGRP
- a CDS encoding GNAT family N-acetyltransferase; the protein is MITVDQVLTGPAALLAATGHHPYARHALRRDRAAHGWRRDGTVAWLIAPDQGPAGAALGAAGPAVDLFAALLADGTLRPGRRLHLPGTSAEELAGRLTVDRLDQWEFRWTTAPPPPPPEEDRVVRLGAADHPALAALIEESFPTSTSRPGDPGIVDWYGIRDGDRLVACGADRSRGDIGFLAGLTVATDRRGRGLGAALTAGMTRALFARYDHVALGVYTDNVGALRLYRGLGFTGTEPRTSVRLG
- a CDS encoding replication-associated recombination protein A, producing MESDALFTLGGPAGAPGAAAGPAGVDGLTAPGEDSPLPVRMRPASLDELVGQGHLLAPGAPLRQLVGGDAPMSVILWGPPGSGKTTIAHLVARATDRRFVAMSALSAGVKDVRAVIDTARRQRRAGGPPTVLFIDEVHRFSKTQQDSLLAAVEDRTVTLLAATTENPYFSVISPLLSRCVLLTLQPLDDDAVRGLLRRAVADERGLRGALTLATDAEDHLVRLAAGDVRKALTALEAAAATATALGTGRIDLATAERAVDVAAVRYDRDGDAHYDVTSAFIKSMRGSDVDAALHWLARMLVAGEDARFIARRLVIFASEDVGMADPTALQVATAAAHAVEYVGLPEVQLNLAQAVIHLATAPKSNSATTAIGAAIADVRAGRGGPVPRGLRDAHYAGARGLGHGAGYRYPHDDHRGVVTQQYAPDDLVGTDYYEPSGHGAERSVATRLPLLRRIVRGLPTPTVRAEAPAPATVNGRRPAGTEQVSAADEGGSDAVEEGQQ